A single Longimicrobium sp. DNA region contains:
- a CDS encoding HAMP domain-containing sensor histidine kinase, whose translation MTLAQATLTVPDNRLLFVVSVVVVASVVLFTAGVIVTLLRRSDRQRAEEEKLAAMGTATARILHQIKNPLQTIVLHADLLQNERMVADPLQRREVAEAIIGESQRLVAMLDELSVYASGAQRAMNRQPMELHQLVRQVAGYESGGTGMRVDVSRVTPAVVLGDPYYVRQALDNLVRNAAEAMAAQDDARLAISVDREGGTAVVRVCDNGPGIAPEKLDQIFQPFVSTKGKGMGLGLAICREIVEAHAGRLEVESALGEGTRFTLRIPLYGDGVSTGALPGLAPEPQSAEAAWS comes from the coding sequence ATGACCCTGGCCCAGGCGACACTGACGGTGCCCGACAACCGCCTGCTCTTCGTGGTGAGCGTGGTGGTGGTGGCCAGTGTGGTGCTGTTCACCGCCGGCGTCATCGTCACCCTGCTGCGCCGCTCCGACCGCCAGCGGGCGGAAGAGGAGAAGCTGGCTGCCATGGGCACGGCCACGGCGCGCATCCTTCACCAGATCAAGAACCCGCTGCAGACCATCGTGCTGCACGCCGACCTGCTGCAGAACGAGCGGATGGTGGCCGATCCCCTGCAGCGGCGCGAGGTGGCCGAGGCCATCATCGGCGAGTCGCAGCGGCTGGTGGCCATGCTCGACGAGCTGTCGGTGTACGCCTCGGGCGCGCAGCGGGCCATGAACCGCCAGCCGATGGAGCTTCACCAGCTGGTCCGGCAGGTGGCGGGGTACGAGTCCGGCGGAACGGGGATGCGGGTGGACGTGTCGCGGGTGACGCCGGCCGTGGTGCTGGGGGACCCGTACTACGTTCGCCAGGCGCTCGACAACCTGGTACGCAACGCGGCGGAGGCCATGGCGGCGCAGGACGACGCGCGCCTGGCCATTTCGGTGGACCGCGAGGGAGGCACCGCCGTGGTGCGGGTTTGCGACAACGGGCCGGGGATCGCCCCGGAAAAGCTGGACCAGATCTTTCAGCCGTTCGTCAGCACGAAAGGAAAGGGAATGGGGCTGGGGCTGGCCATTTGCCGCGAGATCGTCGAGGCCCACGCCGGGCGGCTGGAAGTGGAGTCGGCCTTGGGCGAGGGCACCCGATTCACCCTGCGCATTCCCCTGTATGGCGACGGCGTGAGCACGGGCGCGCTGCCGGGGCTTGCTCCCGAGCCGCAATCCGCGGAGGCCGCATGGAGCTGA
- a CDS encoding dihydrodipicolinate synthase family protein, with protein sequence MELSGVFAPATTPFDPVTGDVDVISMRANLRRWMETPLSGVVLFGSTGEGVLLDEEEKVRLTAATREVVDGGRLLLAGTGAESTRSAIRQTRAVAAAGADAVLVQPPTFYKPLLTPAALRDHYLAVAEAAPVPVILYQVPPKFSGMELEPGLVHELAKHPNIVGIKDSSGDLRTLGDLTDACRGGCDVLSGSGAIMYAALEMGAVGGILAVSLLLPNECAALVRAFGEERFGEAGRLQERIAPLHKVVVADLGIPGMKAALDSMGMHGGAPRPPIQPLRNRDRGRLADALAAAGILPNPIAA encoded by the coding sequence ATGGAGCTGAGCGGCGTCTTTGCCCCCGCAACCACGCCGTTCGATCCCGTAACGGGCGACGTGGACGTGATCTCCATGCGCGCCAACCTGCGGCGCTGGATGGAGACGCCGTTGAGCGGAGTGGTGCTGTTCGGGTCCACCGGCGAGGGCGTGCTGCTGGACGAGGAAGAAAAGGTGAGGCTGACGGCGGCCACCCGCGAAGTGGTGGACGGCGGCCGGCTGCTGCTGGCGGGCACGGGGGCGGAAAGCACCCGTTCCGCCATCCGGCAGACGCGCGCCGTGGCCGCCGCCGGGGCCGACGCGGTGCTGGTGCAGCCGCCCACCTTCTACAAGCCCCTGCTTACCCCCGCCGCCCTGCGCGACCACTACCTGGCCGTGGCCGAGGCGGCTCCCGTTCCCGTCATCCTGTACCAGGTGCCGCCCAAGTTCAGCGGCATGGAGCTGGAGCCGGGGCTGGTGCACGAGCTGGCCAAGCACCCCAACATCGTCGGCATCAAGGACTCGTCGGGCGACCTGCGCACGCTGGGCGACCTGACCGACGCCTGCCGCGGCGGGTGCGACGTGCTGTCCGGCAGCGGCGCCATCATGTACGCGGCGCTGGAGATGGGGGCGGTGGGCGGCATCCTGGCCGTCTCTCTCCTTCTTCCCAACGAGTGCGCGGCGCTGGTGCGCGCCTTTGGCGAGGAGCGCTTCGGCGAGGCGGGGCGCCTGCAGGAGCGCATCGCCCCGCTGCACAAGGTAGTGGTGGCGGACCTGGGGATCCCGGGGATGAAGGCGGCGCTGGATTCCATGGGAATGCACGGCGGGGCGCCCCGGCCGCCCATCCAGCCGCTGCGCAACCGCGACCGCGGGCGCCTCGCCGACGCGCTGGCGGCGGCGGGGATTTTGCCGAATCCGATCGCGGCGTAG